One window from the genome of Xenorhabdus bovienii SS-2004 encodes:
- a CDS encoding IS1 family transposase (programmed frameshift), whose protein sequence is MAKVDVYCRYCHKSEQVKGHGKGNGGHPRYRCYSCCKVFQLAYTYQACKPGVKEQIVDIAMNNGGIRDTARILKVATATVMKTLKNLRPRNVTTLPLAECGIQIVCEIDEQWSFVGNKKNQRWLWYAWEPRLKRIVAHVFGDRSRKTLDKLLTLLSSFTIRFYCTDDYVVYDPLPEEEHLTGKAFTQRIERTNLTHRTRIKRLNRKTIGYSKSEEMHDKVIGTFIEREHYF, encoded by the exons ATGGCCAAAGTTGATGTCTATTGCCGTTATTGCCACAAATCAGAACAGGTCAAAGGACATGGGAAAGGAAATGGCGGACATCCTCGTTATCGCTGTTATAGCTGCTGTAAGGTCTTTCAGTTGGCGTATACCTATCAGGCCTGCAAACCCGGCGTTAAAGAACAGATTGTCGATATCGCGATGAATAACGGGGGAATTCGTGACACCGCTCGGATCCTGAAAGTCGCCACCGCCACCGTCATGAAAACATTAAAAA ACCTCAGACCCCGAAACGTAACGACACTTCCCCTTGCGGAATGTGGCATCCAGATTGTCTGTGAAATCGACGAGCAATGGTCGTTTGTCGGCAATAAGAAAAACCAACGCTGGCTTTGGTATGCTTGGGAACCCCGCCTGAAGCGAATAGTGGCTCATGTTTTTGGCGATCGCAGTCGAAAAACGTTAGACAAGCTGCTTACCCTCTTATCTTCCTTTACTATTCGGTTTTACTGCACGGATGACTATGTTGTTTATGACCCACTTCCCGAGGAAGAGCACTTGACTGGAAAGGCGTTTACTCAGCGTATAGAGAGAACGAATTTAACGCATCGTACCCGAATCAAAAGGCTGAATAGAAAAACCATTGGGTATTCAAAATCGGAAGAAATGCACGATAAAGTGATAGGAACCTTTATTGAACGTGAACATTATTTTTAA
- a CDS encoding tetratricopeptide repeat protein has protein sequence MLESSIKEMMYVSQKWDVAEEYAMALVTLDPYWSVNYQELAEVYLKQNKYTKALEQYQNAKQAGLPRVTFTEYMIGVCHEHLGDHQEAINSFKNVLTMDETNISAGLSGYNISSKYDLESKEYFREFINRWDEQGFLTPMHKEMIV, from the coding sequence GTGTTGGAATCATCCATTAAAGAAATGATGTATGTCAGCCAGAAATGGGATGTTGCTGAAGAATATGCTATGGCTCTTGTTACACTTGACCCATACTGGTCGGTTAACTATCAAGAGCTTGCTGAAGTTTATCTTAAACAAAATAAGTATACTAAGGCATTGGAACAATATCAAAATGCGAAGCAGGCAGGTTTGCCTAGAGTGACTTTTACTGAGTATATGATTGGTGTATGCCATGAACACCTTGGCGATCATCAGGAGGCCATTAATAGTTTCAAAAATGTCCTGACAATGGATGAAACAAATATCTCAGCAGGATTATCTGGTTATAACATATCATCAAAGTATGATTTAGAATCTAAAGAATATTTTCGAGAGTTCATCAATCGTTGGGATGAGCAAGGTTTTCTCACACCTATGCATAAGGAGATGATAGTATGA
- a CDS encoding VOC family protein, translating into MNKITSINVTRFDHIQMEVANLDESIRFYEEVFGFKKKEAGLRRMVRWVILGNESKLYLCLHEYAERTGIENSGLEITHVGFIVDNFDSVLQKLKSHNVKLPDGDIIQYHSSRSIYFLDPNGYKIEISEFNGGGIDP; encoded by the coding sequence ATGAATAAAATAACATCTATTAATGTAACGCGTTTCGACCATATCCAAATGGAAGTGGCTAATCTTGATGAAAGTATTCGTTTTTATGAAGAAGTATTTGGATTTAAAAAGAAGGAGGCTGGATTAAGAAGAATGGTTCGCTGGGTTATTTTAGGGAATGAAAGTAAATTATATTTGTGTTTGCATGAGTATGCTGAACGAACTGGAATTGAAAATTCTGGGTTGGAAATTACCCACGTCGGTTTTATTGTTGATAATTTCGACTCTGTTTTGCAAAAATTAAAATCACATAATGTGAAGTTACCTGATGGTGATATAATTCAATATCATTCTTCTCGTTCTATCTACTTTCTTGATCCTAATGGTTATAAAATAGAAATCTCTGAGTTCAATGGTGGTGGAATTGATCCTTGA
- a CDS encoding TauD/TfdA family dioxygenase has translation MFLLEVMIMLSEENEIFKSISERSNKEIYSQCVIQLDEYRARKVMSELSNGFTQSFDGKMGHKPVESELRKLITEIYERVKSGNGIVLLKGISITEINEIELGERFLRLCSLMGKPVSQSVMGDTLGRVEDMTHIDPDARGYRNREELFMHTDQPDMVCMLCVRQAKHGGDSKFASAVALHEAIKQTRLDLLSALYTGYPYHRLNEHPPGASEITEHNVPVFSEYNGELSIRYLRFNMFAAAFARNEKVPPLLQKAVNYLDELATSHYFCWITSLEKGDILFFNNYLFLHSRTAFEDNEDPVKKRLMYRVWLACDNFRSIRSELAVHPEGAGGRGGITPQHGKRPRFDYDL, from the coding sequence ATGTTTTTATTAGAGGTCATGATTATGCTAAGTGAAGAAAACGAGATATTTAAATCAATTAGTGAAAGGTCAAATAAAGAAATATATTCACAATGTGTTATTCAATTAGATGAATATCGTGCAAGAAAGGTTATGTCTGAATTATCTAATGGATTCACACAGTCTTTTGATGGAAAAATGGGTCATAAACCTGTCGAGAGTGAGTTAAGAAAACTAATAACAGAGATTTATGAGCGTGTCAAAAGTGGCAATGGAATTGTTTTATTAAAAGGAATTTCTATTACTGAAATAAATGAAATTGAATTAGGTGAGCGTTTTTTGCGGCTTTGTAGTTTGATGGGGAAACCAGTTTCTCAGAGTGTGATGGGAGATACACTTGGGCGGGTAGAAGATATGACGCATATTGATCCTGATGCCAGAGGTTATAGAAACAGAGAAGAGTTATTTATGCATACAGATCAACCAGATATGGTGTGTATGCTTTGCGTCAGGCAAGCCAAACATGGCGGTGATAGCAAATTTGCTAGTGCGGTGGCGCTTCATGAAGCTATTAAGCAAACGAGACTAGATTTATTATCGGCTTTATACACGGGCTATCCTTATCATCGCTTGAATGAACATCCTCCAGGAGCCAGTGAAATCACTGAGCATAATGTTCCTGTATTCTCTGAATACAATGGTGAACTCAGTATTAGGTACTTAAGGTTTAATATGTTTGCAGCTGCATTTGCTCGAAATGAAAAAGTGCCACCTCTTCTGCAAAAAGCTGTCAATTATCTCGACGAATTGGCTACATCTCATTATTTTTGTTGGATTACTTCACTTGAAAAAGGAGATATTCTTTTTTTCAATAACTACCTTTTCCTACATTCACGCACTGCATTTGAAGACAATGAAGATCCAGTGAAAAAAAGATTAATGTATAGGGTATGGCTGGCGTGTGATAATTTCCGTTCCATACGATCTGAACTTGCTGTTCATCCTGAAGGCGCTGGTGGCCGAGGGGGGATCACTCCTCAACATGGTAAAAGACCACGTTTTGATTATGACTTATAG
- a CDS encoding aldo/keto reductase, with amino-acid sequence MKYKTLGNSGAYVSTICLGTQQFGRWVDERSAREILNIFTEYGGNFIDTADCYPIYLSDGSDGGELSESFIGRWLKSYSRRDDLIIATKFSAPMGDNPNNKGVSRKYIIRAVEQSLKRLKTDYIDLYQVHDDYFDVPMEETLSALDDLVRRGLVRYIGCSNFAAWRIMKSLSLCEKRGYVPYVTVQEKYNLLEKDEYESELMGLCQEEGIGMLPYVPLAKGFLTGKYHRGSINNGFFREKDVRTLYDNERNWEVLYLIQEIAEKNEITCTQVALAWLLQRPSVVAPVVGVNSIKQLKIVLASVDVSLCSTDIEELDRL; translated from the coding sequence ATGAAATATAAAACACTTGGAAATAGCGGTGCTTATGTTTCAACCATATGCCTTGGTACGCAGCAATTTGGTCGATGGGTTGATGAAAGAAGTGCCCGTGAAATATTAAATATATTTACTGAGTATGGTGGTAATTTTATTGATACTGCCGATTGCTACCCTATTTATCTATCAGATGGAAGTGATGGTGGTGAATTATCAGAGTCTTTTATTGGTAGGTGGTTAAAATCTTATTCAAGACGAGATGACCTGATCATAGCAACAAAATTTTCAGCGCCAATGGGTGACAATCCAAATAATAAGGGTGTTTCAAGAAAATATATTATCAGGGCTGTTGAACAATCACTTAAGCGCCTGAAAACTGATTATATCGATCTTTATCAGGTACATGATGATTATTTCGATGTTCCTATGGAGGAAACGCTAAGTGCTTTGGATGATTTAGTAAGAAGAGGTTTGGTACGCTATATCGGTTGTTCAAATTTTGCAGCTTGGAGGATAATGAAATCTTTAAGTTTATGCGAGAAACGTGGTTATGTTCCCTATGTGACAGTACAGGAAAAATATAATCTTCTGGAAAAAGATGAATATGAATCTGAGCTTATGGGATTATGTCAGGAAGAAGGAATTGGCATGTTACCCTATGTTCCACTCGCGAAAGGTTTCTTGACCGGTAAATATCATCGAGGAAGTATTAATAATGGATTTTTCAGAGAAAAGGATGTGAGAACACTTTATGATAATGAAAGAAATTGGGAAGTCTTATATCTTATTCAGGAAATTGCTGAAAAAAATGAAATAACCTGTACACAAGTTGCTTTGGCATGGTTGTTGCAAAGGCCTAGTGTGGTTGCTCCTGTAGTAGGGGTTAATAGTATCAAGCAATTGAAGATAGTATTAGCATCAGTCGATGTTTCTTTATGTAGTACGGATATAGAGGAACTTGACCGACTCTAG
- a CDS encoding amidohydrolase family protein: MKDFDINVFDAHVHTEFEGAPDHFSGIISSLDSFKESINGINFVGALSDSAVPSQNHGDLSEYGIYHCAVIRDLNYKIDIIEKNILSGKIYAIKINVGFIHRYASDEFFQPLYILAEKLKVPIMFHSGDPGWSHAKVKYADPISFDEIAVDYPGVNFVLVHAGNPWFQSAAVVAAKNANVFLEGSSLIDGDTKACSDERAKRLISKPLSWIIDYLGSSEKLIFGSGWPMVYLKSYLDLFRQGVPEEAWKDVFCDNALKLYGFVIEKRSDGQLICVPKYKRKDSNNVHYSSK, encoded by the coding sequence ATGAAAGACTTTGATATTAATGTATTTGATGCTCATGTTCATACCGAATTTGAAGGTGCTCCAGACCACTTTAGTGGGATAATATCAAGTTTAGATTCCTTTAAAGAATCAATAAATGGGATCAATTTTGTTGGAGCTTTGTCAGACTCTGCAGTACCTTCACAAAATCATGGTGATTTGAGTGAATATGGGATTTACCATTGTGCTGTTATAAGGGATTTAAATTATAAAATTGATATAATTGAGAAAAATATTCTTTCTGGCAAGATTTATGCAATAAAAATCAATGTTGGTTTTATACATCGGTATGCATCTGATGAATTTTTCCAGCCACTTTATATTCTCGCTGAAAAGCTAAAAGTGCCGATAATGTTTCATAGCGGTGATCCAGGTTGGTCTCATGCTAAGGTTAAGTATGCAGATCCTATTTCTTTTGACGAAATTGCGGTTGATTATCCAGGTGTCAATTTTGTTCTGGTACATGCGGGAAATCCCTGGTTTCAAAGTGCAGCAGTTGTTGCCGCTAAAAATGCCAATGTGTTTCTAGAAGGTTCATCACTGATTGATGGAGACACAAAAGCATGTTCTGACGAACGGGCAAAGAGGCTGATCTCAAAACCATTATCTTGGATAATTGATTATCTTGGTTCTTCGGAAAAATTAATTTTTGGTTCTGGCTGGCCGATGGTATATTTAAAATCCTATCTCGATCTTTTTCGTCAGGGGGTACCCGAAGAAGCTTGGAAAGATGTTTTTTGTGATAATGCCCTCAAGTTATATGGATTCGTAATAGAAAAAAGATCTGATGGGCAATTAATATGTGTACCAAAATACAAACGGAAAGATTCAAATAATGTCCATTATTCAAGTAAATAA
- a CDS encoding ABC transporter ATP-binding protein, translating to MSIIQVNNLCKSYEVYTKNPGLLGSLKSFIKREYAIVEAVKSINFSIDKGEIVGFLGANGAGKTTTMKMLTGIIKPSSGHIQVLGYTPYERKNEYLKSITFVAGQKQQLAWDLTPNDSFILHKVIYSINEKEFLNYRDELVEMLSLNSVIDRPVRHLSLGERMKCELALSLLHKPSVLFLDEPTIGLDVNMQRSVREFIAHYNQINNATILLTSHYMADVEALAKRVIIINSGGIVYDGKLSHLIKKRSPKKILKATISGLIKPELRSLINSSSDDGQSIELIVERDLLPSVVAKLMEEKIILDISIHDEPIEKVLGRYLSSYGETDVEAS from the coding sequence ATGTCCATTATTCAAGTAAATAATTTATGTAAGTCCTATGAGGTTTATACTAAAAATCCAGGGTTATTAGGTAGCCTAAAATCATTCATTAAAAGAGAATATGCGATAGTAGAAGCAGTAAAATCAATCAATTTTTCCATTGACAAAGGTGAAATTGTAGGATTTCTTGGCGCTAATGGAGCAGGAAAAACTACCACAATGAAAATGTTAACTGGTATTATTAAACCGTCTTCAGGACATATCCAAGTATTAGGTTATACTCCTTATGAACGCAAGAACGAATATTTAAAATCCATAACATTTGTGGCAGGGCAAAAACAGCAATTAGCTTGGGATCTAACACCAAATGATTCTTTTATACTACATAAAGTTATTTATTCCATTAATGAAAAAGAGTTTTTAAATTATCGAGATGAACTTGTGGAAATGCTTTCCCTGAATTCAGTGATTGATAGACCAGTCCGCCATTTATCATTAGGCGAACGGATGAAATGTGAACTTGCCTTGTCATTATTGCATAAACCATCCGTATTGTTCTTAGATGAACCAACTATTGGGCTTGATGTCAATATGCAACGTTCAGTTCGTGAATTTATTGCTCATTATAATCAAATAAACAATGCAACTATTCTTTTGACATCTCATTATATGGCCGATGTTGAAGCGCTTGCTAAGCGAGTCATTATTATTAATTCAGGTGGGATTGTATATGATGGAAAATTATCACACTTAATTAAAAAGCGCTCACCAAAGAAAATTCTAAAGGCTACCATCTCAGGCCTGATAAAACCAGAATTGAGATCTCTAATTAACTCATCTTCCGATGATGGTCAAAGTATTGAGTTGATTGTAGAGCGAGATTTGCTTCCTTCTGTGGTCGCAAAGTTGATGGAAGAAAAAATCATACTTGATATTTCTATTCATGATGAGCCTATTGAAAAGGTTTTGGGAAGATATTTATCTTCATATGGTGAAACTGATGTTGAAGCAAGTTAG
- a CDS encoding ABC transporter permease encodes MLKQVRRSLLLWWVLIGQSFSRVIAYRAQSIIWLLGGIMPIAVMFVWLGLAKEGEIGSYTASDFAVYFLSIYLVRQLTAIWVMRRLDRDIRRGELSMLLLRPVSPLYNYVSDHVGEMMVRGPIISLVFILGILLTGNLHRLDIRNLLIFIPALALAWIIIFHLYYCLGLLAFWISNSMAFDPLLWALYTILGGVLIPLDLYPENVASWLKLLPFASALDFPVQIILGKLDGLLLLIGFGVQLFWVILLTCIRVLLWNAGLKRYSASGA; translated from the coding sequence ATGTTGAAGCAAGTTAGGAGAAGCCTGCTGTTATGGTGGGTACTTATTGGTCAATCTTTTTCAAGAGTCATTGCGTATCGCGCTCAGTCCATTATTTGGCTGTTAGGCGGTATTATGCCTATAGCAGTGATGTTTGTTTGGTTAGGGTTAGCAAAAGAAGGTGAAATTGGTAGTTATACTGCAAGTGATTTTGCAGTGTATTTTCTTTCAATTTATCTCGTTCGTCAGTTAACGGCAATTTGGGTTATGCGGCGTTTAGATCGTGATATTAGACGTGGTGAATTATCGATGTTACTTCTGCGGCCAGTTTCTCCTCTCTATAATTATGTATCTGATCATGTAGGGGAAATGATGGTCAGAGGTCCTATCATTTCACTGGTTTTTATATTAGGTATTTTACTGACAGGTAATTTACATCGTTTGGATATTAGAAATTTATTGATTTTTATTCCAGCGCTTGCCTTGGCGTGGATTATTATATTTCATCTTTATTATTGCCTTGGGTTGTTAGCATTCTGGATCAGTAACTCGATGGCATTCGATCCATTGCTTTGGGCGCTTTATACCATTTTAGGCGGAGTACTCATTCCACTTGATTTATATCCGGAGAATGTTGCTTCATGGTTAAAATTATTACCTTTTGCGTCAGCATTAGATTTTCCGGTTCAAATAATATTAGGAAAATTGGATGGCTTACTCTTGTTGATTGGATTTGGAGTGCAACTATTTTGGGTCATTTTACTGACATGTATCAGGGTATTGTTATGGAATGCAGGGCTAAAAAGATATTCAGCATCTGGAGCTTAA
- a CDS encoding ABC transporter permease: MRYISLFLVLLRHSFLLEFEFRFNALVNLINSSLSCLLALLVLTGFFGQVSQVGGWTYYQMVALLGVTLIIESLIDSWLFPSVHSLSEYIRRGDLDQIIIRPVDTQFFVSFHRFNIWDGANFIVGYVVVLLAMSQQDALTIWNFLQFNFALLLGACVFYSLFMCSNLLAFWFTKVSDVWIICYSLMDVGRFPVSAYPGALRFLLSFLLPVFFVSNVPAQAALGIMSMETLLLAFVYAIGALILTRFFWLKAISKYSSSSS, encoded by the coding sequence ATGAGATATATTTCATTATTTTTAGTATTACTAAGACATTCTTTCTTGCTAGAATTTGAATTTCGTTTTAATGCTCTGGTAAATTTAATCAATTCTAGTCTTTCTTGTTTGTTGGCATTATTAGTACTGACAGGATTTTTCGGTCAGGTATCTCAGGTTGGTGGCTGGACTTACTATCAGATGGTAGCTTTATTGGGGGTAACACTCATTATTGAGTCTTTGATTGATAGTTGGTTATTTCCAAGCGTTCATTCGCTCTCTGAATATATTAGGCGTGGAGATTTGGATCAAATTATTATTCGTCCTGTTGATACTCAATTTTTTGTTAGTTTCCATCGTTTTAATATATGGGATGGTGCTAATTTTATTGTTGGTTATGTGGTTGTGTTATTAGCAATGTCTCAGCAGGATGCGTTAACGATTTGGAACTTTTTACAATTTAATTTTGCTTTGTTACTAGGAGCTTGTGTTTTCTATTCCCTGTTTATGTGTTCAAATCTGCTTGCCTTTTGGTTTACTAAAGTGTCAGATGTTTGGATTATTTGCTATTCGTTAATGGATGTTGGGCGTTTTCCGGTCAGTGCGTATCCGGGTGCTTTACGGTTTTTGTTGAGTTTTTTATTACCTGTTTTCTTTGTTAGTAATGTCCCTGCTCAGGCTGCATTGGGAATAATGAGTATGGAAACATTATTATTGGCTTTTGTATATGCCATAGGTGCTCTTATTTTAACTCGTTTTTTCTGGTTAAAAGCAATTTCAAAATATAGTAGTTCAAGTAGTTAG
- a CDS encoding helix-turn-helix domain-containing protein — translation MKSKRVLSEPERITLQQLALNHPHRDVRTRGTGLLMLTRGLKPRQIAVETGCSVRVIYNWVHTWHDFGIAGLLGGHAGGRYPAMTSEMIATAVEIACSESLTLSR, via the coding sequence ATGAAATCGAAGAGAGTCCTTTCTGAGCCTGAACGGATCACGTTGCAACAACTCGCCCTGAATCATCCGCATCGGGACGTCCGTACGAGAGGAACCGGTTTGCTCATGCTTACCAGAGGGTTAAAGCCGCGCCAGATCGCCGTTGAGACAGGATGCAGTGTCCGGGTTATCTATAACTGGGTTCATACATGGCATGACTTCGGTATCGCGGGTCTGTTGGGCGGCCATGCCGGAGGCCGGTATCCCGCCATGACGTCTGAAATGATCGCAACAGCGGTTGAAATCGCCTGTTCCGAGTCCCTGACTTTGTCCCGATAG
- a CDS encoding IS630 family transposase translates to MKAGAQSGRYRLVYFDESGLAASPPVQYGWSPRGKSHETEPQNYCRRSVLGALNDTDNSLFYQTVSGHITRANVIDFLAQVAKQGDHCLTFLVLDNARIHLGIETKIKVEWLREHNMFLLYLPAYSPELNLIEIVWKQAKYHWRRFITWTKETMEEEPNTLLGGYGNKFAINFS, encoded by the coding sequence ATTAAGGCCGGTGCACAATCAGGCCGCTACCGTTTGGTTTATTTTGATGAATCCGGTCTTGCCGCGTCTCCTCCGGTGCAATATGGGTGGAGTCCACGGGGAAAATCCCATGAAACCGAGCCTCAAAACTATTGCAGACGTTCCGTGCTTGGTGCGTTGAATGACACGGACAACAGTCTGTTTTATCAGACGGTATCAGGTCACATAACCCGGGCGAACGTGATAGATTTTTTGGCACAGGTGGCAAAGCAGGGAGACCATTGCCTGACATTTTTAGTGCTGGATAATGCCCGTATCCATCTTGGTATCGAGACAAAAATAAAAGTGGAGTGGTTACGTGAGCATAATATGTTTTTACTTTATCTCCCGGCGTACAGCCCTGAGCTGAATCTGATTGAAATCGTCTGGAAACAGGCCAAATATCACTGGCGGCGATTTATTACCTGGACTAAAGAGACGATGGAAGAAGAACCCAATACTTTACTGGGCGGTTATGGTAACAAATTTGCAATTAATTTTTCTTGA
- a CDS encoding carboxypeptidase M32, with amino-acid sequence MKYYKKLEKLMEKWNSLYGASMVLHWDKRTMMPIRSHLLRSEQISLLSTMQHEILASQEITELLNCIDITQLNDWQKANMREIYRLHTMATQIPENLVNRLTQATMKCEKVWHLQANQTDQQALEKSFEELITLTREMAYSFGDSLNISAYDALLEQHQPGLRDHFILPIFNQIESFTANFTSIRNRLPKEKNNWPIIPKYQQQKFAKKLMLEMKFDFRTGRLDESVHPFTGGISGDIRVCSYFKPDNIILSISAIMHEMGHASYESRLPRQFRGQPVGDSRGMCIHEGIALLFEKKIGHSSEYLEYLSKKLNKQFGYLNYFSKEKLLHHFNTVRRSGIRVSADDFTYPAHILIRYKIEKELISGELSVKNLNNRWRDLYNLYLGIAPSLHEGPWQDIHWAAGYFGYFPCYLIGNVISSQLFNKAEKEFSIKNEISQGKFDKIQKWLSEKIYKKSSYYEFEDLILSSCGKSLSADDFINNLKERLH; translated from the coding sequence ATGAAATATTATAAAAAGTTAGAGAAATTAATGGAGAAATGGAATTCACTATATGGTGCCAGCATGGTCCTACATTGGGATAAAAGAACAATGATGCCCATACGTAGCCATCTATTGAGATCAGAACAAATATCACTACTCAGTACTATGCAACATGAAATACTAGCAAGCCAGGAAATTACTGAACTTCTAAATTGCATTGATATTACCCAGTTAAATGATTGGCAAAAAGCTAATATGAGAGAAATATACCGATTACATACTATGGCAACCCAAATACCTGAAAATTTAGTAAATCGACTTACACAAGCAACCATGAAATGCGAGAAAGTCTGGCACCTTCAAGCCAATCAAACTGATCAGCAAGCTCTTGAAAAATCTTTTGAAGAATTAATTACACTAACACGAGAAATGGCGTACTCATTTGGAGATAGCCTAAATATAAGCGCTTATGATGCACTATTAGAACAACACCAGCCTGGGTTAAGAGATCATTTCATTCTCCCTATATTCAATCAAATAGAATCATTCACAGCCAACTTTACATCTATAAGAAACAGATTACCAAAAGAAAAAAATAACTGGCCAATAATTCCTAAATATCAACAACAAAAATTTGCAAAAAAACTAATGTTAGAAATGAAATTTGATTTTAGGACAGGAAGACTCGATGAGAGTGTCCATCCTTTTACTGGTGGAATATCCGGTGATATCAGAGTTTGTAGCTATTTCAAACCAGATAATATTATCTTAAGTATTTCAGCCATTATGCATGAAATGGGACATGCCTCTTATGAAAGTCGATTACCAAGACAATTTCGTGGGCAACCTGTCGGTGATTCAAGAGGAATGTGTATTCATGAAGGAATTGCCCTGCTTTTTGAAAAAAAAATTGGCCACTCAAGTGAGTATTTAGAATATCTGTCTAAAAAACTCAATAAACAATTTGGATACCTAAATTATTTCAGCAAAGAAAAATTACTTCATCATTTCAATACAGTAAGAAGAAGTGGAATACGTGTTAGTGCTGATGATTTTACCTACCCAGCACACATACTTATTCGATATAAGATAGAAAAAGAATTAATCTCAGGGGAGCTATCGGTAAAAAATTTAAATAATAGATGGCGTGATTTATATAATTTATACCTTGGGATAGCGCCTTCCCTTCATGAAGGCCCTTGGCAAGATATTCACTGGGCAGCGGGATATTTTGGATATTTCCCTTGCTACCTGATTGGAAACGTTATTTCTTCTCAATTATTTAATAAAGCAGAAAAAGAATTTTCAATTAAAAATGAAATCAGTCAAGGAAAATTCGATAAAATACAAAAATGGCTAAGTGAAAAAATATATAAAAAAAGTTCTTATTATGAATTTGAAGATCTTATCCTATCAAGTTGCGGAAAATCACTAAGTGCTGACGATTTCATTAACAATTTAAAAGAAAGATTACATTAA
- a CDS encoding PQQ-binding-like beta-propeller repeat protein, translating into MTYNLNIFNLHLKNTWYKNKQSLRSIKKKWSTIRYNYTEPPKICGEINLNERIWSIPGYIGNNKFIISCYDGYIYCYHLKTFQKIWQLKTNGPIYSSPAVTRNGDFIIGGEDATLRMISAHGHCLWQFNAYDAFHSTPTIDEKNGIVYAGSYDHSMYAININNGELIWKRDFEKNIIDDIYSSPALTSEGNIIFGTNKILICIDKFGTTIWEVANEGRFEGSAALDYSINTGIIGTEENGQIIIFDIITGRIRTIHQTGGFIVSCPSIGYQHIATIGSDDKNIYGIDLITTDILWKYYVGTRFVYTPFSSLPNGDPIFVGTTDDPNHFAESVHCHNHKNGEFRWKITAPTGIHSAPLITEEGYLIIGSHWNKVYIYQWDEV; encoded by the coding sequence ATGACATATAACCTAAATATATTCAATTTACATCTAAAAAACACCTGGTATAAAAACAAGCAATCACTAAGAAGTATCAAAAAAAAATGGTCTACCATCCGATATAATTATACAGAACCGCCTAAAATATGTGGTGAGATAAATCTTAATGAACGTATATGGAGTATTCCTGGCTACATTGGAAATAATAAATTCATCATAAGTTGTTATGATGGATATATTTATTGTTACCATCTAAAAACATTTCAGAAAATTTGGCAATTAAAAACAAATGGCCCTATTTATAGTTCCCCAGCAGTAACAAGAAATGGAGATTTCATTATCGGAGGAGAAGACGCTACCCTAAGAATGATCTCTGCCCATGGACATTGCCTATGGCAATTCAATGCTTATGACGCTTTCCATTCCACACCTACAATAGATGAAAAAAATGGAATTGTTTATGCTGGTAGTTACGATCACTCTATGTACGCAATCAATATAAATAATGGAGAATTAATATGGAAGCGAGATTTTGAAAAAAATATTATAGATGATATTTATAGTTCACCAGCTTTAACATCCGAAGGAAATATTATTTTTGGAACTAACAAGATATTAATTTGTATTGACAAATTCGGTACTACAATTTGGGAAGTTGCCAATGAAGGAAGATTTGAAGGTAGCGCTGCCTTAGATTACAGTATTAATACGGGTATCATAGGTACCGAAGAGAATGGTCAAATTATCATTTTTGATATAATTACAGGTAGAATACGTACAATCCATCAAACAGGAGGATTTATTGTTTCTTGCCCATCCATTGGATACCAACATATAGCAACAATAGGTAGCGATGATAAAAATATTTATGGGATTGATCTTATAACTACTGATATATTATGGAAATATTATGTAGGAACCCGTTTTGTGTATACTCCATTTTCTTCCCTCCCCAATGGCGATCCAATATTTGTGGGTACAACTGATGATCCTAACCATTTTGCTGAATCAGTACATTGTCATAATCATAAAAATGGAGAGTTTCGCTGGAAAATTACCGCTCCCACAGGAATACATTCAGCACCTCTTATCACTGAAGAAGGCTATTTAATTATTGGTTCACATTGGAATAAAGTATATATTTATCAATGGGATGAGGTGTAA